Proteins found in one Paenibacillus sp. FSL R10-2782 genomic segment:
- a CDS encoding DNA-binding protein, with product MEQQIHTNEEIYLLSEKNHSLDKAFELFRLCYRQSAWDEANRIANYIHVTADHMYKSRQKWGDIVSLNQRLKRPLVFYFGYSYLAKSIVFQRQGLFEQARGYVAKYADLGWYKEPTKEDMEEVERFKIFAKANLYAIDLLSGNKEILSEYKEFIKENDEETLPGLINILEAANLNKWNVDELLYEHTQQFETFASLEDIGNRVYYTILLNQLAIYNLNHLRYGGAIDYILEFMRIAVTINLHKELITTISMFEAIRSHATSEQQLKYQNILQGVLLSEENISNYIHVNNMS from the coding sequence GTGGAACAACAAATTCACACAAATGAGGAAATTTATCTTTTGTCGGAGAAAAACCATTCTTTAGATAAAGCGTTTGAGTTGTTTCGATTATGCTACAGACAGAGTGCTTGGGATGAGGCGAATCGAATAGCTAATTATATACACGTCACGGCTGATCACATGTATAAAAGCAGACAGAAATGGGGCGATATTGTTTCGCTTAATCAGCGACTAAAGCGTCCGCTTGTATTTTATTTTGGCTATAGCTACTTGGCTAAATCTATAGTCTTCCAGAGACAAGGTCTCTTCGAACAGGCAAGGGGATATGTAGCCAAATATGCTGATTTAGGCTGGTATAAAGAGCCTACTAAAGAGGATATGGAGGAAGTTGAACGTTTTAAGATTTTTGCCAAAGCTAATCTTTATGCAATAGATTTGCTATCAGGCAATAAAGAAATATTAAGTGAGTACAAGGAGTTTATTAAGGAGAATGATGAAGAAACGCTTCCCGGACTAATTAATATCCTTGAGGCTGCAAATCTGAATAAATGGAATGTAGATGAATTACTTTATGAGCATACTCAACAGTTTGAAACATTCGCCAGTCTTGAAGACATTGGAAATCGTGTGTACTATACAATATTATTAAATCAACTTGCCATATATAATCTGAATCATTTGCGATATGGTGGTGCTATAGATTACATTCTTGAATTTATGAGAATTGCAGTTACAATTAATTTACATAAAGAACTTATTACGACTATTTCCATGTTCGAAGCTATACGATCACATGCAACAAGTGAACAGCAATTGAAGTATCAAAATATTTTACAAGGAGTGCTTTTAAGTGAGGAAAACATTAGTAACTACATTCATGTTAATAATATGTCTT